In Trifolium pratense cultivar HEN17-A07 linkage group LG7, ARS_RC_1.1, whole genome shotgun sequence, a genomic segment contains:
- the LOC123894552 gene encoding uncharacterized protein LOC123894552 — translation MEHCDLQGQRRDMKNKGRNVVWSKAMDKCLIEALVIQAKSGNKIERCFNENAYTAACIAVNTCFNLNLNNQKVINRLKTLKKRYRVLKDILSQDGFRWNPNTKMIECDHDELWKRYVVAHPNAKGFRGKPIEMYEQLKIVCGNNQAASRWAKKMKDGNGQVVDIKNYDESASFASRSSENISDTDGTESYNGPPEYGQIPDGYDEPPVVPPLRQPLKRSRSSDELQDALMTVASSIQRLADSIEQSKCSVDTSELLQAVMEIDGLEESKQMYAFEYFNADPIKARAFLTYNTRMRKIYLFRQF, via the exons ATGGAGCACTGTGATCTGCAAGGACAAAGAAGGGATATGAAAAATAAGGGTAGAAATGTTGTGTGGTCAAAAGCAATGGATAAGTGTCTAATTGAAGCTCTGGTTATTCAAGCAAAAAGTggaaacaaaattgaaagatGTTTCAATGAAAATGCATATACTGCAGCTTGTATAGCTGTAAATACATGTTTCAACTTAAACTTGAATAATCAGAAAGTTATCAACCGTCTGAAGACACTTAAAAAGAGGTATAGAGTATTAAAAGATATTCTGAGTCAGGATGGTTTCAGGTGGAATCCAAATACAAAGATGATTGAGTGTGATCATGATGAGCTTTGGAAGAGATATGTTGTG GCACACCCAAATGCAAAAGGATTTCGTGGAAAACCAATAGAGATGTATGAACAACTTAAAATTGTTTGCGGAAATAATCAAGCAGCAAGTCGTTGGGCAAAGAAGATGAAGGATGGTAATGGTCAAGTGGTGGACATAAAGAATTATGATGAGTCAGCCTCCTTTGCATCTCGTAGTTCAGAAAACATCAGTGATACAGATGGAACTGAGTCATACAATGGGCCTCCAGAGTATGGCCAGATTCCTGATGGCTATGATGAGCCTCCAGTGGTCCCACCTCTAAGGCAACCTCTAAAACGATCTCGTAGCTCAGATGAACTTCAGGATGCATTGATGACAGTGGCATCAAGCATCCAACGATTGGCTGATTCGATCGAGCAAAGCAAATGTTCAGTTGATACTTCAGAACTATTACAGGCTGTGATGGAGATAGATGGGTTGGAAGAGAGTAAACAGATGTATGCATTTGAATATTTCAATGCTGATCCTATCAAAGCGAGAGCCTTCTTGACTTACAATACTAGGATGCGAAAGATATATCTGTTTAGACAGTTCTGA